From the genome of Biomphalaria glabrata chromosome 1, xgBioGlab47.1, whole genome shotgun sequence, one region includes:
- the LOC106062597 gene encoding 46 kDa FK506-binding nuclear protein-like isoform X2, producing MVLISDCQKMFWGVTIDAGKRYSQIAEQGFHVSMAALDVSSKKPAENVQVMLQRESSEYLLCTLHSNLLQQPLDLNFATGEEVSFSLNGSGVVHLTGYLIGDDDDEPSMEFSDDDEPPSLIDSSGDNQMLGIKRKAIGSLKDSKRMKLLDGIDSDDSDDDEDDEDYSEEEEGFSDEDDFDEESFDEEEDSDEDLDEEDSDEEEESPKKKNKADKTPAKSPANTPSSQKAKKQDANKSKQEEKTPKQQNGKAKQKGAATLATPKTPETPVTPGGDGEGESAKKKKKKKKKKNKGDNSVNDSTASTPGTPAATKTPESTPSATPKKRVVAGGTVVEDIKTGHGPEAKPGKMVSVYYVGTLAKNNKRFDSCTEGKPFRFRLNQGEVIKGWDVGLTGMKVGGKRKITIPPNQGYGNSKAGAIPPNSTLVFEVELKAVS from the exons GTGTCACAATCGATGCTGGAAAGCGCTATTCCCAGATTGCTGAACAAGGCTTCCATGTGTCAATGGCAGCTCTGGATGTCAGTTCAA AGAAACCAGCTGAAAATGTACAGGTGATGCTGCAACGGGAGTCTTCCGAATATCTTCTCTGTACACTTCACAGCAATCTCCTACAGCAGCCACTGGATCTGAACTTTGCTACTGGCGAAGAAGTCTCTTTCAGTCTCAACGGCTCAG GTGTTGTCCATCTGACTGGATATTTAAtcggtgatgatgatgatgaaccaAGTATGGAGTTCTCAGACGATGATG agccaCCCTCACTCATTGATTCCTCTGGAGATAACCAGATGTTGG GTATCAAAAGGAAGGCTATTGGCTCACTCAAAGATTCTAAAAGGATGAAACTTCTGGATGGGATAGATTCGGATGATTCTGATGAcgatgaagatgatgaagatTACagtgaagaagaagaaggg ttTTCTGATGAGGATGATTTTGATGAAG aaTCATTTGACGAGGAGGAGGATAGTGATGAAg ATTTAGATGAAGAAGACAGTGATGAAGAAGAGGAATCccctaaaaagaaaaacaaagctgaCAAGACTCCAGCCAAGTCTCCGGCCAACACCCCAAGCTCACAGAAAGCAAAAAAACAGGATGCCAATAAATCTAAACAAGAGGAGAAAACGCCGAAACAACAGAACGGAAAGGCCAAACAGAAAGGGGCAGCTACTCTGGCAACACCAAAAACACCAGAAACA CCAGTGACACCTGGTGGTGATGGGGAAGGAGAGAGTgctaagaagaagaaaaaaaagaagaagaagaaaaataaagggGACAACTCAGTG AATGACAGTACAGCCAGCACTCCAGGCACACCTGCAGCAACCAAGACACCAGAGTCTACACCATCAGCTACACCAAAGAAAAGGGTCGTGGCAGGCGGGACAGTTGTAGAAGACATCAAGACGGGACATGGTCCTGAGGCCAAGCCAGGAAAAATG GTTTCTGTTTATTACGTTGGAACATTGGCCAAAAATAACAAGCGCTTTGATTCCTGCACTGAAGGGAAACCATTCCGCTTCAGACTAAATCAAGGGGAAGTCATCAAAGGCTGGGATGTTGGATTGACTG GCATGAAAGTTGGCGGCAAGAGAAAGATAACAATACCTCCAAACCAAGG ATACGGCAACAGTAAAGCCGGAGCCATTCCACCAAATTCAACTTTAGTTTTCGAAGTAGAACTCAAGGCTGTTAGTTAA
- the LOC106062597 gene encoding 46 kDa FK506-binding nuclear protein-like isoform X1, protein MVLISDCQKMFWGVTIDAGKRYSQIAEQGFHVSMAALDVSSKKPAENVQVMLQRESSEYLLCTLHSNLLQQPLDLNFATGEEVSFSLNGSGVVHLTGYLIGDDDDEPSMEFSDDDEPPSLIDSSGDNQMLAGIKRKAIGSLKDSKRMKLLDGIDSDDSDDDEDDEDYSEEEEGFSDEDDFDEESFDEEEDSDEDLDEEDSDEEEESPKKKNKADKTPAKSPANTPSSQKAKKQDANKSKQEEKTPKQQNGKAKQKGAATLATPKTPETPVTPGGDGEGESAKKKKKKKKKKNKGDNSVNDSTASTPGTPAATKTPESTPSATPKKRVVAGGTVVEDIKTGHGPEAKPGKMVSVYYVGTLAKNNKRFDSCTEGKPFRFRLNQGEVIKGWDVGLTGMKVGGKRKITIPPNQGYGNSKAGAIPPNSTLVFEVELKAVS, encoded by the exons GTGTCACAATCGATGCTGGAAAGCGCTATTCCCAGATTGCTGAACAAGGCTTCCATGTGTCAATGGCAGCTCTGGATGTCAGTTCAA AGAAACCAGCTGAAAATGTACAGGTGATGCTGCAACGGGAGTCTTCCGAATATCTTCTCTGTACACTTCACAGCAATCTCCTACAGCAGCCACTGGATCTGAACTTTGCTACTGGCGAAGAAGTCTCTTTCAGTCTCAACGGCTCAG GTGTTGTCCATCTGACTGGATATTTAAtcggtgatgatgatgatgaaccaAGTATGGAGTTCTCAGACGATGATG agccaCCCTCACTCATTGATTCCTCTGGAGATAACCAGATGTTGG CAGGTATCAAAAGGAAGGCTATTGGCTCACTCAAAGATTCTAAAAGGATGAAACTTCTGGATGGGATAGATTCGGATGATTCTGATGAcgatgaagatgatgaagatTACagtgaagaagaagaaggg ttTTCTGATGAGGATGATTTTGATGAAG aaTCATTTGACGAGGAGGAGGATAGTGATGAAg ATTTAGATGAAGAAGACAGTGATGAAGAAGAGGAATCccctaaaaagaaaaacaaagctgaCAAGACTCCAGCCAAGTCTCCGGCCAACACCCCAAGCTCACAGAAAGCAAAAAAACAGGATGCCAATAAATCTAAACAAGAGGAGAAAACGCCGAAACAACAGAACGGAAAGGCCAAACAGAAAGGGGCAGCTACTCTGGCAACACCAAAAACACCAGAAACA CCAGTGACACCTGGTGGTGATGGGGAAGGAGAGAGTgctaagaagaagaaaaaaaagaagaagaagaaaaataaagggGACAACTCAGTG AATGACAGTACAGCCAGCACTCCAGGCACACCTGCAGCAACCAAGACACCAGAGTCTACACCATCAGCTACACCAAAGAAAAGGGTCGTGGCAGGCGGGACAGTTGTAGAAGACATCAAGACGGGACATGGTCCTGAGGCCAAGCCAGGAAAAATG GTTTCTGTTTATTACGTTGGAACATTGGCCAAAAATAACAAGCGCTTTGATTCCTGCACTGAAGGGAAACCATTCCGCTTCAGACTAAATCAAGGGGAAGTCATCAAAGGCTGGGATGTTGGATTGACTG GCATGAAAGTTGGCGGCAAGAGAAAGATAACAATACCTCCAAACCAAGG ATACGGCAACAGTAAAGCCGGAGCCATTCCACCAAATTCAACTTTAGTTTTCGAAGTAGAACTCAAGGCTGTTAGTTAA
- the LOC106062597 gene encoding 46 kDa FK506-binding nuclear protein-like isoform X3, with amino-acid sequence MFWGVTIDAGKRYSQIAEQGFHVSMAALDVSSKKPAENVQVMLQRESSEYLLCTLHSNLLQQPLDLNFATGEEVSFSLNGSGVVHLTGYLIGDDDDEPSMEFSDDDEPPSLIDSSGDNQMLAGIKRKAIGSLKDSKRMKLLDGIDSDDSDDDEDDEDYSEEEEGFSDEDDFDEESFDEEEDSDEDLDEEDSDEEEESPKKKNKADKTPAKSPANTPSSQKAKKQDANKSKQEEKTPKQQNGKAKQKGAATLATPKTPETPVTPGGDGEGESAKKKKKKKKKKNKGDNSVNDSTASTPGTPAATKTPESTPSATPKKRVVAGGTVVEDIKTGHGPEAKPGKMVSVYYVGTLAKNNKRFDSCTEGKPFRFRLNQGEVIKGWDVGLTGMKVGGKRKITIPPNQGYGNSKAGAIPPNSTLVFEVELKAVS; translated from the exons GTGTCACAATCGATGCTGGAAAGCGCTATTCCCAGATTGCTGAACAAGGCTTCCATGTGTCAATGGCAGCTCTGGATGTCAGTTCAA AGAAACCAGCTGAAAATGTACAGGTGATGCTGCAACGGGAGTCTTCCGAATATCTTCTCTGTACACTTCACAGCAATCTCCTACAGCAGCCACTGGATCTGAACTTTGCTACTGGCGAAGAAGTCTCTTTCAGTCTCAACGGCTCAG GTGTTGTCCATCTGACTGGATATTTAAtcggtgatgatgatgatgaaccaAGTATGGAGTTCTCAGACGATGATG agccaCCCTCACTCATTGATTCCTCTGGAGATAACCAGATGTTGG CAGGTATCAAAAGGAAGGCTATTGGCTCACTCAAAGATTCTAAAAGGATGAAACTTCTGGATGGGATAGATTCGGATGATTCTGATGAcgatgaagatgatgaagatTACagtgaagaagaagaaggg ttTTCTGATGAGGATGATTTTGATGAAG aaTCATTTGACGAGGAGGAGGATAGTGATGAAg ATTTAGATGAAGAAGACAGTGATGAAGAAGAGGAATCccctaaaaagaaaaacaaagctgaCAAGACTCCAGCCAAGTCTCCGGCCAACACCCCAAGCTCACAGAAAGCAAAAAAACAGGATGCCAATAAATCTAAACAAGAGGAGAAAACGCCGAAACAACAGAACGGAAAGGCCAAACAGAAAGGGGCAGCTACTCTGGCAACACCAAAAACACCAGAAACA CCAGTGACACCTGGTGGTGATGGGGAAGGAGAGAGTgctaagaagaagaaaaaaaagaagaagaagaaaaataaagggGACAACTCAGTG AATGACAGTACAGCCAGCACTCCAGGCACACCTGCAGCAACCAAGACACCAGAGTCTACACCATCAGCTACACCAAAGAAAAGGGTCGTGGCAGGCGGGACAGTTGTAGAAGACATCAAGACGGGACATGGTCCTGAGGCCAAGCCAGGAAAAATG GTTTCTGTTTATTACGTTGGAACATTGGCCAAAAATAACAAGCGCTTTGATTCCTGCACTGAAGGGAAACCATTCCGCTTCAGACTAAATCAAGGGGAAGTCATCAAAGGCTGGGATGTTGGATTGACTG GCATGAAAGTTGGCGGCAAGAGAAAGATAACAATACCTCCAAACCAAGG ATACGGCAACAGTAAAGCCGGAGCCATTCCACCAAATTCAACTTTAGTTTTCGAAGTAGAACTCAAGGCTGTTAGTTAA